Below is a genomic region from Rosa chinensis cultivar Old Blush chromosome 5, RchiOBHm-V2, whole genome shotgun sequence.
AACAATAGTCATCTTTTCAGCTGTTTTTGTTACTCATTGTTCCTTTACATAAGGATGATTCAAAGGACCTAACTTGCAAATGATTCCAGATTGTAACAACTACGAGGTTGATTTGGATATAATAGCCATTTAGTAGCACAGTTTTTAACCGCAAGCAACTACTCAAGTTAGTAGATAAACAGTCCTGAAATCAAAATAAGATGTGGGTTAGAAGGATCTAATGTGACCACAATTGAAACTACCCaactcaagaaaacaaaagattcAAGAATTTAACAACAACTAGTGCAAGGTTAATTTTGATACATAGGGACAAATGGACAATAATAGTAGCACACTCTTCAGCTTCATTCAGCTACTCAAAGTTACAAAACAGAAGAACTACATGCATACTTAACTTGAACACATACACACAATGAAACTGACAAAGTACATAAAACCAGATTCATTTTAACTTGGAAACTTATgcaggaggaggagaaaagaaggGATTGTTAGGGATGTTGAAAGGAGGAAATGGTGGGAAGTTAGGAATTGATGGGAATGGAAATGGAGGTAGTGGTGGGAAATTAGGGATCTCAAGTGGAGGTGTAAATGGGATTTGTGGAATTGGAAATGGGGGAGGAAGAAATGGAATATTGCCTGGAATTTGTGGTGTATATGGTATTTGGGGAATTGGTAATGAGGGTGTAAATGGAAGGGGAAGGTTTCCAGAAGTTTGTGGTGTTAATGGAATCTCAGGAATAGGTGGCACATTCTTCATCTCACCCAACTCCATCTTTGCCTTTGTTGACTGCTCCTTCATCGTCACCTTTCCATTTTCAGCAGCTCTTCCATTTTCCTCTTGGGTTGGTTTTGGTGCCTCGGCCAGTAACCAACGTGCTTGAACATGAAGAATATCGGAGGCGAAAATTAAGCTCAACATGACAATGAGACCCAAGAACCCCATTTTGAAAGTAGACATGGTGATGTAGAGCTCAAGCGCAAAGCTTGAGTAGCTATATAGAGAAAGATATGTATGAAGAACACTTGGATATGTATTGAAAGTGGGAAGCTACTAGAATGAATGCCAATGAATGTGCATGGCCCTTGATGGTCGTGCCCTATTACCATTAGAGAAGAGGAGTAATTGAGAAGACCAGAAACGCAGATTTTTAGAGGCTGTGAATGGCATATGCAGTAGTAGACTGGAGAGGGCTTGAAGTGAGTGCCatctctatctctatgcatCAGTTGGTGTTAATTAAACGTGTGAAGATATATAACCTTTTCTTCCATCAATATCTCCTCAACACTTGTATGAAGAAAATGCACGTTTTCCTGCATGCGCGTTTGCAAGTGTCTAACATATATTCCCAAACAAACTTGGCATTTGAGCAAGCCATTAAATTTTACCAGTTTTTAGTTACCATATGCTACTGACTTACTGCATGCTGCACAAAACTTTACAGGGTCAAATTCTGAGAAAGTAAATGAGCACGCTTTGcaggaaaacaagaagaaatttGTAGTATTTAGTTGCAGGGAAATGAGTTGGAGCAGGGCTCTACATCTGTAATATTTTTTTAcggtgtagagagagagagagagagagagagagagagagtaaatgtTGTTTAATACAATTTACCACTGTATCTATACTACAGATACGTCAGGATCTTACATGATCAAACATTTACAATATAATGAATCAAAAAATTGGTTAATCACATCTTGCAAGCAaaaacaaaagccaaccaaaaagaaataaacaaagcACTTCATCCTCAAGCCTTAGCTGTTAATGGTAGTATTATATGTGATTTTGACAATGACAGACAAAGGAATGTTGACAACATGACCTTGATTTCCAAATAGTCCTATCCTTCCATAGCTAGCAGCTGTGTTGTTGCTCGTAGCATTGAAGAATACACTCAAGACCTGTGTCTCCCCACTAGCAATGTAAAAATGTGATGGAGACACTTTTAGCGAAACTCCGAAAGGCGCACTCCAGCCTATACTATAAGTCTCATTTCCAGCAACGTTGATCACGGTTCTTAGAACAGTTCTAGACTGGTTGAGGTTTGCTATTGTTATTGATGGTAAATTCAGGTCTCCGGCATTGATGGTAGAGTTATAAAGCCAACAGCTCTGACCAGTGTAATTCAAAACCACAGGAGCGGATCCATTAATGCCACAAAGAAATGACATATAATTGCCATAACCTACAACACGAGAACATGTCCATTAATGCCACATGATAATGTCAAACAAATAAATTGCTACTTAAAGTAATTTCCTTAAGTTTCTGAGATGATGGTATTATAATTTATAAGAAGAGGTTGTATAACTTACTGGAATCAAAAATCAATCCCGGATTTAGTGCTCCTGTAGCATTTACAAAACCACTGCCCATGTCAAACGGCGTTGCTGGAGACTGGTTTTGATCTGGAAAGGCATAAGCACGCTGAGCCATTATTGGCCCACCAGACTTGTCATATAGAGAAGCCGTTGTTGAAAGTGCAGATGCAACGGCTGAAGGACTGAAATTGGGAAACTTCTGCTTAACCAGTGCAGCAAGACCAGCAACATGAGGAGCAGCCATGCTTGTCCCAGACATCATTGCAAAGCTCTCACCTGAAAGGTAGTCAATACAAAAGTAAAAGTTATATACTATTGTTCAGAACACAAAGGAGAACTATGTCATTTATGAACCAAACAAAGTAATAATGTAAATTTATATCACTATTACTGTTACCAATTCCCTGCACTTCTAAGTTTTACCTTGAAATTCAACTGAGTCTGTGCCCAAAGAACTCCAAGCGGCCCATATAGAGTTTCCAGGAGCTACCAAATTGGGTTTCATTATGTCTGCAATATCAAGAGAATTGTCTTCTGGATCTGGCCCTCGAGCAGAGTAATACATGATCTTTGGAGAAGTACTACTGTAGTTCGCTTTTGTACCACCACAAATGGCTGCAACTGCCCCAAATTTGATAATTTTCTTCGTCATGATATCTCTCTCCACGGAATGATTGTAGTATTGGATAAAAGCCTGCCACATATATCATAAAGCCTTATCAAATGCcaatagagagagaagtcaaccTTCCAAATGTATGTC
It encodes:
- the LOC112203190 gene encoding uncharacterized PE-PGRS family protein PE_PGRS20-like, translating into MLKGGNGGKLGIDGNGNGGSGGKLGISSGGVNGICGIGNGGGRNGILPGICGVYGIWGIGNEGVNGRGRFPEVCGVNGISGIGGTFFISPNSIFAFVDCSFIVTFPFSAALPFSSWVGFGASASNQRA